In Actinacidiphila yeochonensis CN732, a genomic segment contains:
- a CDS encoding ParB/RepB/Spo0J family partition protein has translation MRDVVEIANRSDVGAEREFESAPLLISRLTPGDSPRISGLSDDHVRRLAEVEAALPPILVHRPTMRVIDGMHRLHAAALRGDAVIMATYFDGGEFEAFVQAVRSNNAHGLPLSCKERETAAKRILAARPNWSDRAIAEVTGLSAPTVAAVRGRSTERFSQSNSRVGRDGRVRPLDGAARRQKAVEIIRSHPGASLREIAKEAGISVGTAHNVRLKLREEEAAAEATRLSGGGGDPQDGDFGHSASRALPPPDSPADDRRKQQVLHSLRRDPSLRMSRRGRFLLQWLGILSLGPDGLDQFALSVPNHWLKITADLARESAATWKHLADELERRADGL, from the coding sequence ATGCGCGACGTGGTTGAAATAGCCAACCGGTCCGACGTGGGTGCGGAAAGGGAATTCGAGAGTGCGCCCCTGCTGATTTCCCGGTTGACCCCCGGTGATTCACCGAGGATATCCGGCCTTTCCGACGACCACGTGCGTAGGTTGGCGGAGGTGGAAGCCGCCCTGCCTCCGATCCTGGTGCACCGGCCGACCATGCGCGTCATCGACGGGATGCACCGCCTGCATGCGGCCGCGTTGCGGGGCGATGCCGTGATTATGGCGACCTACTTCGACGGAGGCGAGTTCGAAGCCTTCGTTCAAGCGGTGCGGTCCAACAACGCCCACGGTCTCCCGCTGTCCTGCAAGGAGCGGGAGACGGCCGCCAAGCGCATCCTGGCCGCCCGACCCAACTGGTCGGACCGTGCGATCGCCGAGGTCACCGGGCTCAGCGCGCCGACCGTCGCCGCCGTACGGGGCCGCTCAACTGAAAGATTCTCGCAGTCGAACAGCAGGGTGGGGCGGGACGGCCGGGTCCGGCCCCTCGACGGGGCGGCGCGCCGCCAGAAGGCCGTCGAGATCATCCGCAGCCACCCGGGCGCCTCCCTCCGGGAGATCGCCAAAGAAGCCGGTATATCCGTCGGAACGGCCCACAACGTACGTCTGAAGCTGCGGGAGGAGGAAGCCGCAGCCGAGGCCACGCGGCTGAGCGGAGGCGGCGGGGACCCGCAGGACGGGGATTTCGGGCACAGCGCGTCCCGGGCGCTGCCCCCACCTGACTCTCCCGCGGACGACCGGCGCAAGCAGCAGGTGCTGCACAGCCTGCGCCGGGACCCTTCGCTGAGGATGTCCCGCAGAGGGCGGTTCCTTCTCCAGTGGCTCGGAATCCTCTCGCTCGGACCCGACGGGCTCGACCAGTTCGCACTCTCCGTCCCGAACCACTGGCTGAAGATCACGGCCGACCTGGCCCGCGAATCCGCGGCCACCTGGAAGCATCTGGCCGACGAGCTCGAGCGGCGTGCCGACGGCCTCTAG
- a CDS encoding phytanoyl-CoA dioxygenase family protein, with product MDYSLRKQAFDRDGYVVVRQFLSSSELTELADEIQRFIREVVPDLPETQVFYEVGSDGKRGVRQIHRMNCDPYFDSYQHHGKWIALATELVGEAVIARPPIYFSKPPNTDFPTPPHQDNCAFGLTPPNGVEMLLALEEPFDEETGCLRYLPGSHREGPRRHTYSGVRGFALEVADFGPRDEAREVAVEMRPGDLLCHHPLTVHRAHRNRSQDRTRAGFGMWFRGASTRVEAANTEDYDRSARRAQHAGR from the coding sequence ATGGATTACTCTCTGCGCAAGCAGGCGTTCGACAGGGATGGTTACGTCGTGGTCCGCCAGTTTCTGTCGTCCTCCGAACTCACCGAACTGGCGGACGAGATCCAGCGGTTCATCCGGGAGGTCGTGCCCGACCTTCCGGAGACACAGGTCTTCTACGAGGTCGGGTCCGACGGGAAAAGAGGGGTCCGGCAGATCCACCGCATGAACTGCGATCCGTACTTCGACTCGTATCAGCACCACGGGAAGTGGATCGCGTTGGCAACCGAGCTCGTCGGCGAGGCGGTGATAGCGAGGCCGCCCATCTATTTCAGCAAGCCGCCGAACACCGATTTCCCGACACCGCCGCACCAGGACAACTGCGCGTTCGGCCTCACTCCACCGAACGGGGTCGAGATGCTGCTGGCCCTGGAGGAGCCGTTCGACGAGGAGACCGGCTGCCTGCGCTACCTTCCCGGCTCCCACCGTGAGGGGCCGCGGCGCCACACCTACAGCGGCGTCCGCGGATTCGCCCTTGAGGTGGCCGACTTCGGTCCGCGGGACGAGGCGCGCGAGGTGGCGGTGGAGATGCGGCCCGGCGACCTCCTGTGCCACCACCCGCTCACCGTCCACCGAGCCCACCGCAACCGCTCGCAGGACCGCACCCGTGCGGGCTTCGGCATGTGGTTCCGCGGTGCGAGCACCCGCGTCGAGGCGGCGAACACCGAGGACTACGACCGAAGCGCGCGCCGGGCACAGCACGCCGGAAGGTGA
- a CDS encoding radical SAM protein: MAGQIRDFTPGDATPEDSIVIFGAGDVAQLTHYALRALGLDVAYVCDPLLAEAGGTLCGTEVIPPGALASLDPGTTCVIDAWDHTRYARQPALLDRFPRVHFSVSLLRGTDFSGPRAPVLPGERERRITHYANQCQALLARSAQVRLRSLDVVVTEACTMRCVDCSNLMQYYAHPRHSDLDELHTALERLMAAVDGVDEFRVLGGEPFANPRFGRTVDLLTSVAEAERVVVYTNGTIVPRDANLASLAHPKVLVKITDYGGLSVRHDALAETLTRQGVNWLSQKPTWTDSGRIGPVERTRAELERTFRDCCVNDLVTLLNGRLYLCPFSANAMNLGALPDAPDDVIDLRTERPADELRELISTLYRRSGPLTACSFCRGRDHTTPTIEPAVQVRRPLPLIVLSERTDR; encoded by the coding sequence ATGGCCGGTCAGATCAGGGACTTCACCCCCGGAGACGCGACACCCGAGGACAGCATCGTCATCTTCGGCGCCGGTGACGTGGCCCAGCTCACGCACTACGCCCTCCGCGCGCTGGGGCTGGACGTCGCGTACGTCTGCGACCCCCTTCTCGCCGAGGCCGGGGGCACCCTGTGCGGAACGGAGGTGATCCCCCCTGGCGCCCTCGCCTCCCTCGACCCCGGGACGACCTGCGTCATCGACGCCTGGGACCACACCCGCTACGCGCGGCAGCCGGCGCTCCTCGACCGCTTCCCACGGGTCCACTTCAGCGTCTCGCTGCTGAGGGGGACGGATTTCAGCGGTCCGCGCGCCCCCGTGCTCCCGGGCGAGCGGGAGCGGCGTATCACCCACTACGCCAACCAGTGCCAGGCCCTTCTCGCCCGGAGCGCGCAGGTGCGCCTGCGGTCGCTCGACGTCGTCGTCACCGAGGCGTGCACCATGCGCTGCGTGGACTGCTCCAACCTGATGCAGTACTACGCCCACCCGCGCCATTCCGACCTCGACGAGCTGCACACGGCTCTCGAACGGCTGATGGCCGCCGTGGACGGGGTGGACGAGTTCCGGGTGCTGGGCGGCGAACCCTTCGCCAACCCCCGGTTCGGGCGCACCGTGGACCTCCTGACGAGCGTGGCGGAGGCGGAGCGGGTGGTGGTGTACACCAACGGCACCATCGTTCCCCGAGACGCGAACCTGGCCTCGTTGGCGCATCCCAAGGTGCTGGTCAAGATCACGGACTACGGCGGCCTCTCCGTGCGGCACGACGCCCTCGCCGAGACGCTCACCCGGCAGGGCGTCAACTGGCTCAGCCAGAAGCCGACGTGGACGGACTCCGGCCGCATCGGACCCGTCGAGCGGACCCGCGCCGAGTTGGAGCGCACCTTCCGTGACTGCTGCGTCAACGACCTTGTCACCCTGCTGAACGGGCGCCTGTACCTGTGCCCGTTCTCCGCGAACGCCATGAACCTCGGCGCGCTCCCCGACGCTCCGGACGACGTCATCGACCTGCGGACGGAGCGGCCCGCCGACGAGCTCAGGGAGCTCATCAGCACGCTCTACCGCCGGAGCGGGCCGCTGACGGCCTGCTCGTTCTGCCGTGGCCGCGACCACACCACGCCGACCATCGAGCCGGCGGTCCAGGTCCGCCGCCCGCTGCCGCTGATCGTCCTCTCGGAACGGACCGACCGGTGA
- a CDS encoding glycosyltransferase — protein sequence MDAVGHLNPMLAAVSALTAHGRGPRVRVYGSAGTGALFRATGAEFEALRPPPAPARTQTASGPSHLAVRSFLAPQEGLASLVEAVAGFRPDAVVHDVFDLRGAVLAAAFGIPRASLIGFAGLRALGGEFVEEHSGLHPSLLAANDRLLRDFHLDVLGDDVCLPVLYPSRRLSIVTAVEEQSPPPGGTAGERRLGATEAALGPALRWLGPFLGDVHWGSAATGELTCAAPRRRPAGPLTVLFSLGTNIATFRRGSSMGGAASGHAFVEAAVGLLLSAFGGDDRYRLLVATGGWAPPAGAVWPGNAVVAEVLPQRRLLADAADVFITHHGYNSTVEAVAHAVPMVAFPGYGDQIANAEHSVRRGVSVARWDLRRPLATCDADALRDAVHTAASPTGPRLRLPALRRDLFTAGGAAAAADLILDLV from the coding sequence ATGGACGCGGTCGGCCATCTCAATCCGATGCTCGCGGCCGTCTCGGCGCTGACCGCACACGGCCGGGGCCCCCGGGTGCGGGTCTACGGATCGGCCGGCACCGGCGCGCTCTTCCGCGCGACCGGCGCCGAGTTCGAGGCGCTCCGGCCGCCGCCGGCGCCCGCGAGAACGCAGACCGCCTCGGGGCCGTCCCACCTGGCCGTCCGCAGTTTCCTGGCCCCGCAGGAGGGGCTCGCCTCCCTGGTGGAGGCGGTCGCCGGGTTCCGGCCCGACGCTGTCGTGCACGACGTCTTCGATCTGCGCGGGGCGGTTCTGGCCGCCGCGTTCGGAATCCCCAGGGCCTCTCTGATCGGGTTCGCCGGCCTCCGGGCGCTGGGCGGGGAATTCGTCGAGGAACACAGTGGACTCCACCCCTCCCTGCTCGCCGCGAACGACCGCCTCCTGCGCGACTTCCACCTCGACGTGCTGGGTGACGACGTGTGCCTGCCGGTGCTGTACCCGTCGCGCCGGCTGTCGATCGTCACGGCGGTCGAGGAGCAGTCCCCGCCGCCGGGCGGCACCGCGGGCGAGCGCCGGCTCGGCGCGACGGAGGCGGCACTCGGGCCGGCGCTCCGCTGGCTGGGTCCCTTCCTGGGCGACGTCCACTGGGGGAGCGCCGCCACGGGGGAGCTCACGTGCGCCGCCCCGCGGCGACGGCCCGCCGGTCCGCTCACCGTGCTGTTCTCCCTCGGCACGAACATCGCGACGTTCCGCCGCGGCTCGTCGATGGGAGGCGCCGCCTCCGGCCACGCCTTCGTCGAGGCGGCGGTGGGACTCCTGCTGTCGGCGTTCGGCGGCGACGACCGCTACCGGCTCCTGGTGGCCACCGGCGGCTGGGCGCCGCCCGCGGGAGCGGTGTGGCCCGGCAACGCGGTGGTGGCGGAGGTGCTGCCCCAGCGCCGGCTGCTCGCCGACGCCGCCGACGTGTTCATCACCCACCACGGCTACAACTCGACGGTCGAGGCGGTGGCTCACGCCGTGCCGATGGTCGCCTTCCCGGGGTACGGGGATCAGATCGCGAACGCGGAGCACAGCGTGCGGCGCGGGGTCTCGGTGGCGCGCTGGGACCTGCGGCGCCCGTTGGCGACCTGTGACGCCGACGCTCTGCGGGACGCGGTCCACACGGCGGCCTCGCCCACCGGGCCCCGCCTGAGGCTGCCCGCGCTGCGGCGGGATCTCTTCACCGCCGGGGGCGCGGCGGCGGCCGCCGATCTGATTCTTGATTTGGTCTGA
- a CDS encoding B12-binding domain-containing radical SAM protein, translating into MEVLDRRIQDPRFLCLYATLQYYPDEVCRPDSSLGLPYIHAALAHAGFDVDLLDASIGRPGRDDLADTFYRRTPLPEIAPDLFRIGLTPERILEEVEPFDVIAVSSIFTQQTSRCLEIARLVKSVYPEKIMVAGGVNARSLKQLFFDSGYDVIFLSEGEKSIVGLAEHLRSGTPSLNAVPAISFRRGGETVTTPAGPATTDLDEYPMPSWGALPNDQYWAISEPWGGRDGWLDDSKPRFASILTSRGCPYRCTYCHISKEIGGEAGDIGRLRFHSVERVERELDTLKSLGVELVYINDDSLLAWKHRVHKVLDLLQSHNFLLADINGVNIRHLFRRSGSGDDLVVDVELLEHLYTAGFRRIGLPFESGSQRLLDKYSTAKWRIDKCDIFELVRIMSEMGFTTNANFMVGYPDETLDELSETYAMARRAMDAGLDGCGFFMVQPFPGTVLYDQAVASGQLDPDMRPDDMGWSKSQSPSPFRHLRIDPQVLHYSRNLAFALLNTDRRSRAWLDKTAGAASGALPR; encoded by the coding sequence ATGGAAGTGCTCGACCGGCGAATTCAGGATCCGCGGTTCCTCTGCCTGTACGCGACGCTCCAGTACTACCCCGACGAGGTCTGCCGCCCGGACAGTTCGCTCGGCCTGCCGTACATCCACGCGGCTCTCGCGCACGCGGGTTTCGACGTCGACCTCCTGGACGCCAGCATCGGCCGGCCGGGGCGCGACGACCTGGCCGACACCTTCTACCGCCGGACCCCGCTCCCCGAGATAGCGCCCGACCTCTTCCGCATCGGTCTGACGCCGGAACGCATCCTGGAAGAGGTCGAGCCCTTCGACGTCATTGCCGTCAGCTCCATCTTCACCCAGCAGACGAGCCGGTGCCTGGAAATAGCCCGGCTGGTGAAGAGCGTCTATCCGGAGAAGATCATGGTGGCCGGCGGGGTAAACGCCCGGAGCCTGAAGCAGCTTTTCTTCGACAGCGGATACGACGTCATCTTTCTCTCCGAAGGGGAGAAGTCGATCGTCGGCCTCGCCGAACACCTGCGGTCCGGCACCCCGTCCCTGAACGCCGTTCCGGCGATCAGCTTCCGCCGCGGCGGGGAGACCGTCACGACACCCGCCGGGCCGGCCACAACCGACCTGGACGAGTACCCGATGCCCTCCTGGGGCGCGCTGCCGAACGACCAGTACTGGGCCATCAGCGAGCCCTGGGGCGGCCGCGACGGCTGGCTCGACGACTCCAAGCCCCGCTTCGCCTCCATCCTGACCTCCCGGGGCTGCCCCTACCGCTGCACGTACTGCCACATCTCCAAGGAGATCGGGGGAGAGGCGGGCGACATCGGGCGGCTGCGCTTCCACAGCGTGGAGCGGGTGGAACGGGAACTGGACACCCTCAAGAGCCTGGGCGTCGAACTCGTCTACATCAACGACGACTCGCTGCTGGCGTGGAAGCACCGCGTGCACAAGGTGCTCGACCTGCTGCAGAGCCACAACTTCCTGCTCGCCGACATCAACGGCGTGAACATCCGCCACCTGTTCCGGCGTTCCGGTTCCGGGGACGACCTCGTGGTGGACGTCGAGCTGCTGGAACACCTCTACACGGCGGGATTCCGGCGTATCGGCCTGCCCTTCGAATCAGGTTCCCAGCGCCTGCTCGACAAGTACTCCACGGCCAAGTGGCGCATCGACAAGTGCGACATCTTCGAGCTCGTCAGGATCATGTCCGAGATGGGTTTCACGACCAACGCCAACTTCATGGTCGGCTACCCGGACGAGACCCTGGACGAACTCAGCGAGACCTATGCCATGGCCCGCCGGGCCATGGACGCCGGCCTGGACGGCTGCGGGTTCTTCATGGTCCAGCCGTTCCCCGGCACGGTCCTCTACGACCAGGCCGTGGCGAGCGGGCAACTGGACCCCGACATGCGCCCCGACGACATGGGCTGGTCGAAGTCCCAGTCGCCGTCGCCCTTCCGCCACCTGCGGATCGACCCGCAGGTCCTCCACTATTCGCGGAATCTGGCCTTCGCTCTTCTGAACACCGACCGACGCAGCCGGGCCTGGCTGGACAAGACGGCGGGCGCGGCGAGCGGCGCGCTCCCGCGCTGA
- a CDS encoding carbamoyltransferase family protein, whose protein sequence is MIILGTKAVQHDACFVLLRDGEPLFIYEQERFNRVKHGMSSDLSVLFDALEEHSITPDQIDLVTNCIDPARLGERKAQVRTFLRGRAADEMDAYLDWRLPTWRRSLLAAGFPEERVVDIRHHLCHAAGVYYASPFGDAAVLSVDGSGETETAMLAHGHGHDITVLRTTPHPQSLGHFYQAATFWLGWGFGEEGKTMALAGYGDPKRYRKQLDAFMLVDETGAFAFAPLEAREDNRYTSAELAADVFTRLFGPARRDGEPLRQLHQDVAAAVQAICEDVMLKSARFLKAETGSPNLLLTGGVALNSVANGLIMRSGIFDRIVVYPQAGDSGTALGGALYAHHRNAGAGGGRRWHMTHAYWGRRVDAENAAAAAAAYGQRGARSPDVVAAAADLLAAGRTVGWVQGRSEVGPRSLGNRSILGNPLVPGIKQRINDGIKHRENWRPFAPSVLREDLSTYFEADQDLPYMTVVAPLRAEWRQRLESVGHVDGTARVQTVTEQSNPRFYALLRAFKERTGVGVLLNTSFNDRGEPLVQTCEQALRLYTTSDMDALCIDDWLFTEKAPSPRTQPFAPYLDTFRRLPKARLLLLEGDAPMPHPMLAELRRDHPDLGRGRADTVAVEELAASYDAVVCYVDAPADHFIFDRGLYHSDLAETSRRIMSEARVPVHWVDSRGDVVPARDVLYVHHEDVRCPVPSSYAGRWS, encoded by the coding sequence GTGATCATCCTGGGTACCAAAGCGGTGCAGCACGACGCGTGTTTCGTCCTGCTGCGGGACGGCGAACCGCTGTTCATCTACGAGCAGGAGCGCTTCAACCGCGTCAAGCACGGAATGTCGAGCGACCTGTCCGTGCTCTTCGACGCCCTTGAGGAGCACTCCATCACGCCGGATCAGATCGATCTGGTCACCAACTGCATCGACCCGGCCCGCCTGGGTGAGCGCAAGGCACAGGTGCGCACCTTCCTGCGGGGCCGCGCGGCCGACGAGATGGACGCGTACCTGGACTGGCGGCTCCCGACGTGGCGCCGTTCGCTGCTCGCGGCGGGCTTCCCCGAAGAACGCGTCGTCGACATCCGCCACCACCTCTGCCACGCCGCCGGCGTCTACTACGCCAGTCCGTTCGGTGACGCGGCCGTCCTCAGCGTCGACGGCAGCGGAGAGACCGAGACCGCGATGCTCGCCCACGGTCACGGGCACGACATCACGGTGCTGCGCACCACACCGCACCCGCAGTCGCTGGGCCACTTCTACCAGGCGGCCACGTTCTGGCTCGGCTGGGGGTTCGGCGAGGAGGGCAAGACCATGGCCCTCGCCGGCTACGGCGACCCCAAGCGGTACCGGAAGCAGCTCGACGCGTTCATGCTGGTGGACGAGACGGGCGCGTTCGCCTTCGCCCCGCTCGAAGCCCGCGAGGACAACCGCTACACGTCGGCGGAGCTGGCGGCGGACGTGTTCACGCGGCTCTTCGGGCCGGCCCGGCGCGACGGCGAGCCACTGCGGCAGCTTCACCAGGACGTGGCGGCCGCCGTGCAGGCGATCTGCGAGGACGTCATGCTGAAGTCCGCGCGGTTCCTGAAGGCGGAGACCGGATCCCCGAACCTCCTGCTCACCGGCGGCGTGGCGCTCAACTCCGTGGCCAACGGCCTGATCATGCGCAGCGGCATCTTCGACCGGATCGTCGTCTACCCGCAGGCCGGCGACTCGGGGACGGCGCTCGGCGGGGCGCTGTACGCCCACCACCGCAACGCCGGGGCCGGCGGCGGGCGTCGCTGGCACATGACCCATGCCTACTGGGGACGGCGCGTCGACGCCGAGAACGCGGCCGCCGCGGCCGCCGCGTACGGGCAGCGCGGGGCCCGCTCCCCTGACGTCGTGGCGGCGGCGGCCGACCTGCTGGCCGCGGGACGGACAGTGGGCTGGGTGCAGGGCCGCTCGGAGGTCGGGCCGCGCTCCCTCGGCAACCGCTCCATCCTGGGCAACCCGCTGGTCCCCGGCATCAAGCAGCGGATCAACGACGGCATCAAGCACCGCGAGAACTGGCGCCCGTTCGCGCCGTCCGTCCTCCGGGAGGACCTGTCCACCTACTTCGAGGCGGACCAGGACCTGCCGTACATGACCGTCGTGGCGCCGCTCAGGGCCGAGTGGAGGCAGCGGCTGGAGTCCGTCGGGCATGTGGACGGCACGGCCCGGGTCCAGACGGTCACCGAGCAGAGCAATCCGCGGTTCTACGCCCTGCTGCGCGCCTTCAAGGAGCGCACGGGCGTGGGCGTGCTGCTCAACACCTCGTTCAACGACCGGGGCGAGCCGCTGGTGCAGACCTGCGAGCAGGCGTTGCGGCTGTACACGACGTCCGACATGGACGCCCTGTGCATCGACGACTGGCTGTTCACCGAGAAGGCGCCGTCCCCGCGGACCCAGCCCTTCGCCCCGTACCTGGACACCTTCCGCAGACTGCCGAAAGCCCGGCTGCTGCTTCTGGAGGGGGACGCCCCCATGCCCCACCCGATGCTCGCCGAACTGCGGCGTGACCACCCCGACCTCGGCCGTGGCAGAGCGGACACGGTCGCGGTCGAGGAACTGGCCGCGTCCTACGACGCGGTGGTCTGCTACGTGGACGCGCCGGCCGACCACTTCATCTTCGACCGCGGCCTGTACCACTCGGACCTCGCCGAGACCTCGCGCCGCATCATGTCCGAGGCGCGTGTCCCGGTCCACTGGGTCGACAGCCGCGGGGACGTGGTCCCCGCCCGCGACGTCCTCTACGTGCACCACGAGGACGTCCGGTGCCCGGTGCCCTCCTCGTACGCCGGGAGGTGGAGCTGA
- a CDS encoding RsmD family RNA methyltransferase translates to MAADLAAWTQEVDGDVIGYTFSNGLSVQAEVGEKDDRLRILPLTRLQRAVLNYLMNDPSRARGKRVFEPFAGSGAFGFMALRLGAEHVDLLDVNPRAEQFHRRTASANGFPEHRVRSTVADIREFQPDEPYDLVLANPPFVPTPDCIEGTLNSNGGPEGNELLAALVERLDDFVKPDGEALVILYQLVQDGLPLAARVFGPQLAGRRTEFTPLQEVPVPLERFCAACEIQHPAEAAGIRQWRSDLERQYGNGLTLSHYVMHIGPRSDAPGVCEVTANASQKFGAECVLPEENADFLPVDGRRR, encoded by the coding sequence ATGGCAGCGGACCTGGCGGCGTGGACGCAGGAGGTCGACGGCGACGTCATCGGCTACACGTTCTCCAACGGGTTGAGCGTCCAGGCGGAGGTCGGCGAGAAGGACGACAGGCTGCGTATCCTGCCGCTGACCCGGTTGCAGAGAGCGGTGCTCAACTACCTGATGAACGACCCGTCCCGCGCGCGCGGCAAGCGGGTCTTCGAACCCTTCGCCGGATCGGGCGCGTTCGGCTTCATGGCCCTGCGACTGGGCGCCGAGCACGTCGACCTTCTCGACGTCAATCCGCGGGCCGAGCAGTTCCACCGCCGAACCGCTTCCGCCAACGGTTTTCCGGAACATCGCGTGCGCTCCACCGTCGCGGACATTCGGGAATTCCAGCCGGACGAACCCTATGATCTGGTGCTGGCGAATCCGCCGTTCGTGCCGACCCCGGACTGTATCGAGGGCACGCTCAACTCCAACGGCGGCCCGGAGGGAAACGAGCTGCTGGCCGCCCTGGTGGAGAGGCTGGACGACTTCGTCAAGCCCGACGGTGAAGCGCTCGTCATCCTCTACCAACTGGTCCAGGACGGCCTGCCGCTGGCCGCCCGCGTCTTCGGGCCCCAGCTGGCGGGCCGGAGAACCGAGTTCACCCCGCTCCAGGAAGTCCCCGTGCCGCTGGAGAGGTTCTGCGCGGCCTGCGAAATCCAGCACCCGGCCGAGGCGGCCGGAATCCGCCAATGGCGGTCAGACCTTGAGCGGCAGTACGGGAACGGCTTGACGCTCTCTCACTACGTCATGCACATTGGACCGCGAAGTGACGCCCCCGGAGTGTGCGAGGTCACCGCTAACGCCTCCCAGAAATTCGGTGCGGAATGCGTGCTCCCCGAGGAGAACGCGGACTTTCTGCCTGTCGACGGCCGACGCCGATAA
- a CDS encoding alpha/beta fold hydrolase: MSRGAGPGGEGPPDAVEQVVRQAWGATLGTDTAGPHDDFFAAGGSSLAAVRLVGDIRRALRTDVPLGALFEAPTIDGLARLIRQRSAPSTSYVRLRSAERDTTFVFVHPVGGSVSGYTDVVAALPPGAGCVGLQARGLDPRCEPHPDIPSMAADYLAELSARHRPEDLVLGGYSFGGLVAFEMAHQLGRAGRPPRGVVLLGTYFPQRDVTRAGRIETLSALVGAIYRTPVDPRALDGLDDDAVVGALAAAACGNASLPEQYRHAGLRRLIEVLARNLAMVEAFDVPVIEGQVHLVRPESPEPRDVPTAWRRHARGGAVAHDIGGEHNALMSQPHGSRIARLLAELWPA; this comes from the coding sequence GTGAGCCGCGGGGCGGGGCCGGGTGGGGAGGGCCCGCCGGACGCCGTCGAGCAGGTCGTCCGGCAGGCGTGGGGTGCGACGCTCGGCACCGACACGGCGGGCCCGCACGACGACTTCTTCGCGGCCGGCGGCTCCTCCCTGGCGGCCGTCCGGCTGGTCGGCGACATCCGCCGGGCGCTGCGGACGGACGTCCCGCTGGGGGCGCTGTTCGAGGCGCCGACGATCGACGGCCTGGCACGGCTCATCCGGCAGCGGAGCGCGCCCAGCACCTCGTACGTCCGCCTGCGATCCGCCGAACGCGACACGACGTTCGTGTTCGTTCACCCGGTCGGTGGGTCCGTCAGCGGATACACCGACGTCGTCGCGGCGCTGCCGCCCGGTGCCGGGTGTGTGGGCCTCCAGGCCCGCGGGCTGGACCCCCGGTGCGAGCCGCACCCCGACATCCCCTCCATGGCCGCGGACTACCTGGCGGAGCTGTCGGCCCGGCACCGGCCCGAGGACCTCGTGCTGGGCGGCTACTCGTTCGGCGGCCTCGTCGCGTTCGAGATGGCCCACCAACTCGGGCGCGCCGGACGGCCGCCCCGCGGAGTGGTGCTGCTGGGCACGTACTTCCCGCAGCGCGACGTGACGCGCGCCGGCCGGATCGAGACGCTCAGCGCACTGGTCGGCGCGATCTACCGGACCCCGGTGGACCCGAGGGCCCTCGACGGCCTGGACGACGACGCGGTGGTGGGCGCGCTCGCCGCCGCGGCGTGCGGGAACGCCTCGCTCCCCGAGCAGTACCGCCACGCCGGGCTGCGCCGACTGATCGAGGTCCTCGCCCGCAACCTCGCCATGGTCGAGGCGTTCGACGTGCCGGTCATCGAGGGGCAGGTCCACCTTGTGAGGCCGGAGAGTCCCGAGCCCCGCGACGTCCCCACCGCCTGGCGGCGGCACGCCCGGGGAGGAGCGGTGGCGCACGACATCGGCGGCGAGCACAACGCGCTGATGTCGCAGCCGCACGGCAGCCGCATCGCGCGCCTGCTGGCGGAGCTCTGGCCTGCGTGA
- a CDS encoding phosphopantetheine-binding protein, with amino-acid sequence MSAREPAPGPAWQPGPGAADEVGGRIVAVLREVAADAPGTAACRDVDTALAGLDSLGVVQLMVRLEAEFAIEFSAESVTRVNFTSLAAVRALVDSTAGHRTGRDA; translated from the coding sequence ATGAGCGCGCGCGAACCAGCACCCGGGCCGGCGTGGCAGCCGGGCCCCGGCGCCGCCGACGAGGTGGGCGGCCGGATCGTGGCCGTGCTGCGGGAGGTCGCCGCCGACGCCCCCGGGACCGCGGCCTGCCGGGACGTCGACACGGCGCTCGCCGGGCTCGACTCGCTCGGCGTCGTCCAGCTCATGGTGCGGCTGGAGGCCGAGTTCGCGATCGAGTTCTCCGCCGAGTCCGTGACCCGCGTCAACTTCACGTCGCTCGCGGCCGTGCGCGCGCTCGTCGACTCCACCGCCGGACACCGGACGGGGCGGGACGCGTGA